A segment of the Candidatus Marinarcus aquaticus genome:
TATTTAACATACTCAACTGAAATTTTACACATGTCAAAAAGCGCTTTACTCTCAGATGCATCTTTTCATGAAGTGCACCCAACCATTGTAAAACTTCCTTCCATGACAGGATACTATATGAGACACAATGGATATAATAGAAGTATCAAACAAACATGGGAGAAACTTCAAGTATGGACGATGAGTAATGAAATCAATGAGTATGCACAAATTGGTTTTCATCATGATAACCCTATTTTAACGCCACTTAATGAGTGTCAATATGTTGCTTGTGTGGTTTTAAAAAAGGATAAGCACCATTTCAGTTCATTGCCTTCTTTTACTATTCCCAAAGGCATTTATGCTAAATTTCATGTCACGGGTGTGTATGGTGATGTGCTTAAACTCATACAGTATGTCTATCATACTTGGCTTGTAAACAGTGGGTATGAAACGACCACCCACCCTTCCTTTGCCATATATCACAAAAACCACTTTTTAAGTGAAGATGGAGCATTTGATTTGGAGTATTATGTGCCTATACAGTTGATTTAATCCTCTAAACTCAATGCTGTTTCTGTATACCGATTAAGATCAAACAGACCATAATGAACGGGATCTTGTCTTTGGAACTCTGTATCAAACCAATCAAATATTTCCCAAAAATCTTCATCGGCTCGATTGACCACAAACTTTGAAAGCAATGCTTGATGTTTTGGATTATTTACATCATAGTTTTGTACCAATTCAAAAAATTGAGGCAACTCATCTTGCATTACTTCAACAAATACATTGGGATATGATCCAACAAAACCATTGATAAAATTAATGGTATCTTTACTTGGGTCTAATCGGTCTTGTTCATCAAACATAAAAGCAACGTTTCGGTGCCAACGATTGACAACCACACTATAAACAAGATTTTCGCCTGAGTTCATTTTAATTCTCATATAAACTAAATTGGATTTTGAACCCGTAAAATGCATGATAATATCAGATGTATTGGGTAAACTGATGGTTTTAAACGTCTCATTTATTTGTGCTTTTGTCGTATATTTATCTAAAATGGGAGTGGCTACATAACCTTGTTCAATAAAATTAATA
Coding sequences within it:
- a CDS encoding AraC family transcriptional regulator, with the translated sequence MKKETRTKHSQICNNLMNYIYNHIDTDINIDELCIDYGISKFHLHRIFKEEFGKNIYETIKSIRLQKASTLLITNKQSTITEIAKMCGYSSQTSFIRTFKERFNMTPKQWKKGGYLTYSTEILHMSKSALLSDASFHEVHPTIVKLPSMTGYYMRHNGYNRSIKQTWEKLQVWTMSNEINEYAQIGFHHDNPILTPLNECQYVACVVLKKDKHHFSSLPSFTIPKGIYAKFHVTGVYGDVLKLIQYVYHTWLVNSGYETTTHPSFAIYHKNHFLSEDGAFDLEYYVPIQLI